A window of the Saccharomyces eubayanus strain FM1318 chromosome II, whole genome shotgun sequence genome harbors these coding sequences:
- the RSM24 gene encoding mitochondrial 37S ribosomal protein mS35 yields the protein MIRNMKVPLGLWKASSGXILCTQRRVFPMTRSMNTGASSEVAAVAAAKEGPALSADLYMHPEKWKGLPPQRILELYWERMARLGSEYKPNKDELSALLTTSEYSDVSSSXIKKLYYKGEQGAIDIKGGTVNRDDSLRPFMFDELPSQAQELVAQHREQRFYNRLAAYELPLLAQYRQEYKRPSAKTHPVTYRYTNYVGEEHPNSRKVVLSVKTEDLNLETKSLHKFRVLARSRYDHITDIFKMSSDKFENASQNARYLHDILQKLLAESKDLTKDDFSDVPIDMRHTIAKNLRKKKHNHKFPEEWKRPEDAPKKKFDIVDQFMNTLQ from the coding sequence ATGATCAGGAATATGAAGGTACCACTGGGACTATGGAAGGCTTCAAGTGGCARCATATTGTGCACGCAGAGAAGGGTCTTCCCAATGACCAGAAGCATGAATACAGGTGCAAGTAGTGAAGTTGCAGCTGTAGCCGCGGCAAAGGAGGGCCCAGCCCTTTCAGCAGACCTTTATATGCATCCGGAAAAGTGGAAAGGGCTGCCACCCCAAAGGATTTTGGAATTATACTGGGAAAGAATGGCTAGATTGGGTTCGGAATATAAGCCCAACAAGGACGAGTTGAGTGCTTTATTAACCACGTCGGAGTATTCTGATGTGTCAAGTAGTKATATCAAGAAGCTATACTATAAAGGGGAGCAGGGCGCTATCGATATTAAAGGTGGAACTGTAAATCGTGATGATAGTCTTAGACCATTTATGTTTGACGAATTACCTTCCCAAGCTCAAGAATTGGTGGCTCAACATCGTGAACAAAGGTTTTATAATCGACTAGCTGCCTACGAATTGCCATTATTGGCGCAATATCGCCAGGAATACAAGAGACCATCTGCAAAGACTCACCCGGTCACTTACAGGTACACTAACTACGTCGGTGAGGAACAtccaaattcaagaaaagttgTATTGAGTGTTAAAACAGAGGATCTGAATCTAGAGACAAAATCTCTACATAAGTTTAGAGTATTGGCTAGGTCACGTTATGACCATATTACggatattttcaaaatgtctagtgacaaatttgaaaatgcgTCACAAAACGCACGTTATCTGCATgatattttacaaaaactGCTAGCCGAATCAAAAGATTTGACCAAAGACGATTTTAGCGATGTGCCTATTGATATGAGACATACTATTGCCAAGAACCTGCGTAAAAAGAAGCATAATCACAAGTTTCCTGAAGAATGGAAACGTCCTGAAGATGCGCCGAAAAAGAAGTTTGATATAGTAGATCAGTTTATGAATACACTTCAATGA